Proteins encoded together in one Prunus dulcis chromosome 3, ALMONDv2, whole genome shotgun sequence window:
- the LOC117621285 gene encoding protein PHYTOCHROME-DEPENDENT LATE-FLOWERING, producing the protein MGVSFKVSKTGTRFRPKPPLQSETSVVDDDVSDTSRSSSRAAPRNESNPRVLEGDVIERHGSVPGVSGSSMSSEGLLVSPENEVSFTLNLFPDGYSFGKPSENENAHQVTLQDVPKLLHPYDRTSETLFSAIESGRLPGDILDDIPCKYVDGTLLCEVRDYRKCISEQGPGSPPTEGSLVVNKVCLKMSLENVVKDIPLISDNSWAYGDLMEVESRILKALQPQLHLDPAPKLDRLCKNPVPTKLDLALTSMRRKRLRQMPEVTITSNSKTHGKKVCIDRVPESSNCRLGDSGILPSNMMPHHIHENLNTQNLSPNNMLVRSKNFMSDASVPAPPNQSRYHMGVGTPRSMQDHGSGTVANASASPVGQDTMISYADNVSTNVPLHGKREHQDGQMSHLSNFNKRQRPSPVGLDGMQHQHIGPHIDSFHGSDMNWKNTLLQQQTIAKGIQYSNTGIQKFPQQVFEGAPSQDAGTMQFSVGQPNMRYGAKEEQFETGKLDGSELTGIKNDMQMVEGDTGHLDPHISRHHQRLPQHAFMRSSFSQQSWNNFGQNIEKDARKDDQLQKRKSVQSPRLSSVSLVQSPLSSKSGEFSNGSVGPHFGAVAATAALGVSQKEKAAMTAVPAIGTPSLTSSANDSMQRQHQSQVAAKRKSNSLPKTSAMSGVGSPASVSNISVPLNAGSPSVGTPSSTDQSMLERFSKIEAVMRHQLSRRKNKVDDPPNRKPNTFSAQQLLTSLSNGSNNDDFKEDPSMRSLSKSLVGGNMNICKTRVLNFTQHDRIVQGGTAYDVPKARTRLIMSEKPNDGTVAMYYGEIDEAEFLAAEDYLPTLSNTHLADLLAAQFSSLMEHEGYRKEDQIQPKPTRMNLGPGNQSNASGLARNNSAVEMQQYAESVSGQASNEVAKPINGGNSSLNPAQNLLPSTRMLPPGNPQALQMSQGLLTGTSMSQRPQQLESQPSLQLQQQQQQQQQQQQQQQQQQHHHQQQQQQQPQQQQQPQQQSSQHSMIQQQHPQLQRSMMLANPLSQLNAIGQNPNMQLGNQMVNKISTLQLQLLQQQQQQQQQQQQQPQMQRKMMMGLGTAMGMGSIGNNMVGLSGLGNTIGMGAARGIGGMSAPMTPISGIGNVGQNPMNLSQASNISNLTQQLQSGRLTQAALMASKFRMQQNRGSMIGVPQSSMAGMSGSRQMHQGTAGLSMLGQSLSRTNMSPMQPMGPPKLVAGMNMYMNQQQQQQQQQQLQQQQLQQLQQQQQLQQQQQLQQQQQETTSPLQAVVSPQQVGSPSTMGISQLNQQSQQQQQQASPQQMSQRTPMSPQQMSSGAIHGMSAGNPEACPASPQLSSQTLGSVGSITNSPMDLQGVNKSNSVGNA; encoded by the exons GGTGATGTCATTGAGAGACATGGTAGTGTGCCCGGGGTATCTGGTTCATCAATGTCTTCTGAAGGGCTTCTCGTATCTCCAG AGAATGAAGTTTCCTTCACTTTGAATCTCTTCCCAGATGGATATTCTTTTGGAAAACCCTCAGAG AATGAGAATGCTCATCAAGTTACACTTCAAGATGTTCCAAAGTTGTTGCACCCGTATGATAGGACATCTGAAACTCTTTTTTCG GCAATTGAATCTGGCCGGTTGCCTGGAGATATTCTAGATGATATACCTTGCAAGTATGTTGATGGAACACTTCTGTGTGAG GTTCGTGATTATCGCAAATGTATTTCTGAACAAGGGCCCGGTAGTCCGCCTACTGAAGGATCCCTTGTTGTAAATAAAGTATGCCTTAAAATGTCATTGGAAAATGTAGTGAAGGATATCCCACTGATCTCAGATAATTCTTGGGCTTATGGTGATCTGATG GAAGTGGAATCCCGAATATTGAAAGCTTTGCAGCCACAACTTCACTTGGATCCAGCTCCGAAGTTGGACAGGCTCTGTAAGAATCCAGTTCCCACAAAG CTCGATTTGGCTTTGACCAGTATGAGGAGAAAGCGGTTGAGGCAGATGCCAGAAGTTACCATCACATCTAATAGCAAGACACATGGGAAGAAAGTTTGCATTGATAGAGTTCCAGAAAGCTCCAACTGTAGGTTGGGAGATTCAGGAATCCTTCCAAGCAATATGATGCCACATCACATCCATGAAAATTTAAACACTCAAAATTTGAGCCCAAATAACATGTTGGTCCGATCTAAGAATTTTATGTCCGATGCTTCTGTTCCGGCACCACCCAACCAATCTAGGTATCATATGGGGGTTGGAACCCCAAGAAGTATGCAGGACCATGGATCAGGAACTGTTGCCAATGCATCAGCTTCACCTGTTGGGCAGGACACGATGATCTCATATGCTGACAATGTTAGCACCAATGTACCTCTTCATGGAAAGAGAGAGCATCAAGATGGGCAAATGTCACACTTAtctaattttaataaaagacAGAGGCCTTCACCAGTTGGCCTTGACGGAATGCAACATCAGCATATAGGGCCACATATAGACAGCTTCCATGGATCAGATATGAACTGGAAGAATACATTGTTGCAGCAGCAAACAATTGCCAAAGGAATTCAGTATTCTAATACAGGTATTCAGAAGTTTCCTCAGCAGGTGTTTGAAGGGGCACCGAGTCAGGATGCTGGGACAATGCAATTTTCTGTAGGACAGCCAAACATGAGATATGGTGCCAAGGAAGAGCAGTTTGAGACAGGTAAGTTAGATGGGTCAGAGCTCACTGGGATTAAGAATGATATGCAGATGGTGGAAGGAGACACAGGCCATCTTGACCCACATATATCACGGCATCACCAAAGATTACCACAGCATGCATTCATGAGATCTAGTTTTTCTCAGCAATCCTGGAATAATTTTGGTCAGAATATTGAGAAAGATGCAAGAAAGGATGACCaactccaaaaaagaaaatcagttCAAAGTCCCCGATTATCTTCTGTGTCTTTGGTTCAATCCCCATTATCATCAAAATCAGGGGAATTTTCTAATGGTTCTGTAGGACCCCACTTTGGAGCAGTTGCAGCAACTGCTGCTTTAGGGGTATCGCAGAAGGAGAAGGCAGCAATGACTGCAGTTCCTGCTATTGGAACCCCATCTTTGACCTCCAGTGCTAATGACTCTATGCAACGGCAACACCAGTCTCAAGTTGCTGCAAAGCGAAAGTCAAATTCCCTCCCTAAGACCTCAGCAATGAGCGGTGTTGGGTCTCCTGCCAGTGTTAGTAATATAAGCGTTCCACTAAATGCAGGCAGTCCTTCTGTCGGAACTCCATCTTCTACTGATCAAAGCATGCTTGAAAGATTCTCAAAAATTGAAGCTGTCATGAG GCATCAACTCAGCAGAAGAAAGAATAAGGTTGATGATCCACCCAACAGGAAGCCAAATACATTTTCAGCTCAACAACTTCTGACCTCCCTCTCAAATGGTTCCAATAATGACGATTTCAAAGAGGATCCATCCATGAGATCTTTGTCGAAGTCACTTGTTGGTGGCAACATGAATATCTGCAAGACTAGAGTTTTGAATTTTACGCAGCATGATCGTATAGTTCAAG GAGGAACTGCTTATGATGTTCCGAAGGCACGAACTAGATTGATCATGTCAGAGAAACCAAATGATGGTACTGTAGCAATGTACTATGGCGAAATAGATGAAGCTGAATTTCTGGCTGCTGAGGATTATCTTCCTACGTTGTCCAATACT CACTTGGCGGATTTGCTTGCAGCACAGTTCTCTTCACTG ATGGAACATGAGGGTTATCGTAAAGAGGATCAAATCCAACCAAAGCCAACCCGCATGAATCTTGGCCCAGGAAATCAATCAAATGCTTCTGGACTGGCTCGTAATAATTCAGCAGTTGAGATGCAACAATATGCAGAATCAGTTTCAGGTCAGGCATCCAATGAAGTTGCTAAGCCAATTAATGGTGGTAATTCATCCTTAAATCCGGCCCAGAATCTTCTACCAAGCACAAGGATGCTGCCTCCTGGAAACCCTCAGGCCTTACAGATGTCTCAAGGGCTCTTGACTGGGACTTCAATGTCTCAACGTCCACAACAGCTGGAATCACAGCCATCACTTCagctgcagcagcagcaacaacaacagcagcagcagcagcaacagcagcagcagcagcagcaccaccaccaacaacaacaacaacaacaaccgcagcagcaacaacagccGCAGCAGCAGAGCAGCCAACACTCCATGATTCAGCAGCAGCATCCCCAGCTCCAGAGATCAATGATGCTTGCAAATCCACTTTCACAGTTGAATGCAATTGGACAGAATCCCAACATGCAGTTGGGTAATCAGATGGTGAATAAGATTTCCACCCTGCAACTTCAGCTTTtacaacagcagcagcaacagcagcaacaacaacaacagcagccACAAATGCAGAGAAAAATGATGATGGGACTTGGAACAGCTATGGGTATGGGGAGCATAGGCAATAACATGGTTGGGCTTTCAGGCCTTGGAAACACAATTGGCATGGGAGCTGCAAGGGGAATAGGAGGAATGTCAGCACCCATGACACCTATTTCTGGAATTGGAAATGTGGGTCAGAATCCAATGAATTTAAGCCAGGCTTCAAATATTAGCAATTTAACCCAGCAACTTCAATCTGGAAGATTAACACAAGCTGCTCTCATGGCATCTAAATTTAGGATGCAACAGAACCGAGGCAGCATGATAGGGGTCCCTCAGTCAAGCATGGCTGGGATGTCAGGATCCAGACAGATGCATCAGGGAACTGCTGGTCTCTCAATGTTGGGTCAGTCTCTGAGCCGAACTAACATGAGTCCTATGCAACCTATGGGTCCACCAAAGCTGGTGGCGGGGATGAATATGTACATGaaccagcagcagcagcagcagcaacaacaacagtTACAGCAGCAACAATTACAGCAGTtgcagcaacagcagcaattgcagcagcagcagcaattGCAACAGCAGCAACAAGAAACAACTTCACCACTACAGGCTGTTGTTTCGCCTCAGCAGGTGGGCTCCCCATCAACGATGGGAATTTCACAACTAAACCAGCAAAGccagcagcaacagcagcaggCTAGCCCACAGCAAATGAGCCAAAGAACTCCAATGAGTCCACAGCAGATGAGCTCAGGGGCAATCCATGGCATGAGTGCTGGTAATCCAGAGGCTTGTCCTGCAAGCCCACAGCTGAGCTCTCAAACGCTTGGTTCAGTTGGTAGTATCACAAATTCTCCTATGGACCTTCAAGGTGTGAACAAGAGCAACTCtgttggtaatgcatag
- the LOC117622051 gene encoding peroxisomal (S)-2-hydroxy-acid oxidase GLO4 isoform X2, which yields MILSNMSTCTVEEVASSCNAVRFFQLYVLKRRDISAQIVHRVEKNGYKAIVLTVDTPRLGRREADIKNRMVAPQLRNFEGLLSTEVDTDKGSNLEALIKGIYDTSLSWEDIGWLKSITNLPILIKGVLTHENARKAVEVGVAGIVVSNHGARQLDYTPATISVLEEVVHAVGGRVPVLFDGGVRRGTDVFKALALGAQAVLVGRPVVYGLAANGERGVRRVIEMLKDEFELTMALSGCPNVKDITRSHVTTEFDKLRSML from the exons ATTTTGTCGAACATGTCTACCTGCACCGTGGAGGAGGTTGCTTCCAGCTGCAATGCAGTTCGGTTCTTTcaattatat GTTCTCAAGAGACGAGATATATCAGCTCAGATAGTTCACAGAGTTGAAAAAAATGGTTACAAGGCTATTGTCTTAACTGTTGATACTCCCAGACTTGGTCGAAGAGAGGCAGACATAAAGAATAG AATGGTTGCACCTCAGTTGAGGAATTTTGAAGGCCTTTTATCAACTGAAGTAGACACT GATAAAGGATCAAACTTGGAAGCTTTGATCAAAGGAATCTATGATACTTCTTTGAGCTGGGAG GACATAGGATGGTTGAAATCTATTACAAACTTGCCAATTCTAATCAAGGGGGTACTCACTCATGAGAATG CAAGAAAGGCTGTGGAAGTAGGTGTTGCTGGGATTGTCGTCTCTAATCATGGAGCCCGTCAATTGGATTATACACCTGCCACTATTTCTGTCCTGGAAGAG GTGGTTCATGCCGTTGGAGGAAGAGTTCCCGTTCTTTTTGACGGAGGAGTACGGCGAGGAACAGATGTCTTCAAGGCATTAGCTCTTGGTGCACAAGCTGTCCTT GTTGGAAGGCCTGTTGTCTATGGCCTTGCAGCAAACGGAGAACGTGGAGTGAGACGAGTCATCGAAATGCTGAAGGATGAGTTTGAGCTCACTATGGCCCTTTCTGGCTGCCCCAATGTCAAGGATATTACCAGGAGCCATGTGACCACAGAATTTGATAAGCTACGTTCGatgctttaa